A genomic window from Flavobacterium sp. I3-2 includes:
- a CDS encoding response regulator transcription factor, with translation MKNKDIKILLVDDDIDILEIVGFNLEAEGYEIVKAHNGKEAVQVAKKEIPNLIILDVMMPEMDGIEACEQLRKIPELKSTIITFLTARGEDYSQVAGFDSGADDYITKPIKPKLLVSKVKALLRRVKEEQPLNDVLKVGDIEINREEYKIVNNGTEIILPRKEFELFYLLASKPGKVFKREEILDKVWGNEVIVGGRTIDVHIRKLREKIGDDLFKTIKGVGYKLEI, from the coding sequence ATGAAAAATAAAGATATTAAGATATTATTAGTCGATGATGATATCGATATTTTAGAAATTGTAGGATTTAATTTAGAAGCTGAAGGTTATGAAATTGTAAAAGCTCATAACGGTAAAGAAGCGGTACAAGTTGCCAAAAAAGAAATACCTAACTTGATTATTTTAGATGTAATGATGCCAGAAATGGATGGTATTGAAGCATGTGAACAATTAAGAAAGATACCAGAATTAAAGAGTACAATTATTACTTTTCTTACGGCTCGTGGCGAAGATTATTCGCAAGTTGCAGGATTTGATTCGGGAGCTGATGATTATATTACTAAACCAATTAAACCAAAATTATTGGTTAGTAAAGTTAAGGCACTTTTAAGAAGAGTTAAAGAAGAGCAACCTTTAAATGATGTCTTAAAAGTTGGTGATATAGAAATTAATCGTGAAGAATATAAAATAGTTAATAACGGAACTGAAATTATTTTACCACGTAAGGAGTTTGAATTGTTTTATTTATTAGCTTCAAAACCAGGAAAAGTTTTTAAACGAGAAGAGATTTTAGATAAAGTTTGGGGTAACGAAGTTATTGTTGGAGGAAGAACAATTGATGTTCATATTCGTAAATTAAGAGAAAAAATCGGAGACGATTTATTTAAAACCATCAAAGGAGTAGGTTATAAATTAGAAATTTAA
- a CDS encoding sensor histidine kinase, with amino-acid sequence MALKYRKSYRFALKSTSLITIFSIVILLFLQYVFFEINFFFTLVFASLFFVFSFFVIQYRVEKFIYIGIEKIFKKVSILDKSVLRSQPITTDMQTLMNEINKFATDKKIEIESLKVREEYRREFIGNVAHELKTPLFTVQGYISTLIDGEIEDKKIVEKYLKRAENGVERLIEIVDDLDMITKLESNELKLDVTRFDIVEAFKDVFDMFELKAEEKDISLMFDKENYRKIFVKADKEKISRVIINLIENSIKYGKPKGVTEVSFVNLTDNKLMVRVTDNGLGIDRKHINRIFERFYRIESSRSREVGGSGLGLSIVKHIIEAHDEHIYLESKIGKGSEFSFTIQKSALS; translated from the coding sequence ATGGCTTTAAAATATAGAAAATCATACAGATTTGCACTTAAATCAACATCGCTAATCACAATTTTTTCAATTGTGATTTTGTTGTTTTTACAATATGTGTTTTTTGAGATAAACTTCTTTTTTACCTTGGTTTTTGCTTCACTTTTTTTTGTTTTCTCATTTTTTGTGATTCAATATCGAGTTGAAAAATTCATTTATATTGGTATCGAGAAGATCTTTAAAAAAGTTTCCATTCTTGATAAATCGGTTCTGAGAAGTCAACCTATAACAACAGATATGCAAACTTTGATGAATGAAATAAATAAGTTTGCAACCGATAAAAAAATCGAAATCGAATCTTTAAAAGTACGTGAAGAATATCGTCGAGAATTTATTGGGAATGTTGCGCATGAACTTAAAACGCCTTTGTTCACCGTTCAAGGTTATATTTCGACTTTGATTGATGGTGAAATCGAAGACAAAAAAATTGTTGAAAAATATTTGAAGCGTGCTGAAAATGGTGTCGAACGATTAATTGAAATTGTTGATGATTTGGATATGATTACCAAATTAGAATCAAACGAATTAAAATTAGATGTTACGCGTTTTGATATCGTCGAAGCGTTCAAAGATGTTTTTGATATGTTTGAATTAAAGGCCGAGGAAAAAGATATTTCTTTAATGTTTGATAAAGAAAATTATCGTAAAATTTTTGTCAAAGCAGATAAAGAAAAAATAAGTCGCGTTATCATAAACTTAATCGAAAACTCCATTAAATACGGCAAGCCAAAAGGAGTTACCGAAGTTAGTTTTGTTAACTTAACTGACAATAAACTGATGGTTCGTGTTACCGATAATGGTTTGGGAATTGATAGAAAACACATTAATCGTATTTTTGAACGTTTTTATCGAATCGAATCAAGTCGTTCACGCGAAGTTGGAGGTTCAGGACTTGGACTTTCAATCGTAAAACACATCATCGAAGCGCACGACGAACATATTTATTTAGAAAGTAAAATTGGTAAAGGTTCTGAATTTTCGTTTACCATTCAAAAATCTGCATTGTCTTAG
- the trmB gene encoding tRNA (guanosine(46)-N7)-methyltransferase TrmB, with the protein MGSKNKLKRFRENETFGNVFQPTREEIVDAVFPLKGNWNEEVFKNNNPIVLELGCGKGEYSVGLAARYPEKNFVGIDIKGARFWRGAKTAVENNLNNVAFIRTQIELIEDVFAENEVSEIWITFPDPQIKYKRTKHRLTNAEFLQRYKKILNEDGVVNLKTDSEFMHGYTLGLLHGEGHEVIYANHDVYKNEGAPEVVTTIQTFYESQYLEINKAITYIQFRIK; encoded by the coding sequence GTGGGAAGTAAAAATAAATTGAAACGCTTCAGAGAAAACGAGACATTCGGAAATGTTTTTCAACCAACTCGTGAAGAAATTGTAGACGCTGTTTTTCCTTTAAAAGGAAATTGGAATGAAGAAGTTTTTAAGAACAATAATCCTATTGTTTTAGAATTAGGATGTGGAAAAGGTGAATATTCAGTTGGATTGGCAGCTCGTTATCCAGAAAAAAATTTCGTAGGAATTGATATTAAAGGAGCTCGTTTTTGGAGAGGTGCTAAAACTGCAGTGGAAAATAATTTAAACAATGTGGCGTTTATTCGTACGCAAATTGAATTGATTGAAGATGTTTTTGCAGAAAACGAAGTGTCTGAAATTTGGATTACTTTCCCAGATCCACAAATCAAATATAAAAGAACTAAACATCGTTTAACAAATGCCGAGTTCTTACAACGCTACAAGAAAATTCTGAACGAAGATGGCGTTGTAAATTTAAAAACCGATAGCGAATTTATGCACGGTTATACTTTAGGATTACTTCATGGTGAAGGACATGAGGTTATTTATGCAAATCATGATGTTTATAAAAACGAAGGAGCTCCAGAAGTAGTTACTACTATCCAAACATTCTACGAATCGCAATATTTAGAAATCAATAAAGCGATTACTTATATTCAATTCAGAATTAAATAA
- a CDS encoding amino acid permease yields MIYVYTFLVGLFASIVGTILPGLLNGNIVKIAAKEGRKKAYIFTSGVLVVIFFQTYLAINFARLIDRSDFVAEIIHEVGLAIFAILTIYFLFFAKRPKEIKVKKEKSAKRRFFYGMFLAAINMFPIPYYVFVSITADQYLDFELRNPFTSLISLGVVFGSAFVFMLYLNYFKNKSLEENYILKNINYFIGGITGIIAIFTAIKIFY; encoded by the coding sequence ATGATTTATGTTTATACATTCCTTGTCGGATTGTTTGCGTCAATAGTTGGTACTATTTTACCGGGTTTACTAAATGGTAATATCGTAAAAATAGCTGCTAAAGAAGGACGCAAGAAAGCATATATATTTACCTCAGGAGTTTTAGTAGTCATTTTTTTTCAGACGTATTTAGCTATCAATTTTGCAAGGTTAATTGACCGAAGTGATTTTGTTGCCGAAATAATTCATGAAGTAGGTTTGGCCATTTTCGCAATTTTGACAATTTATTTTTTATTCTTTGCAAAAAGACCAAAAGAAATTAAAGTTAAGAAAGAGAAAAGTGCGAAAAGACGTTTTTTTTACGGAATGTTTTTAGCGGCAATAAATATGTTTCCGATTCCGTATTATGTTTTCGTAAGTATTACAGCGGATCAATATCTCGATTTTGAATTAAGAAATCCATTTACTTCTTTGATATCTTTAGGTGTAGTTTTTGGTTCGGCATTCGTGTTTATGCTGTATTTAAATTACTTTAAAAACAAATCGTTAGAAGAGAATTATATATTAAAAAATATAAACTATTTTATTGGAGGTATTACAGGTATTATTGCCATTTTTACAGCAATAAAAATTTTTTACTAA
- a CDS encoding Mrp/NBP35 family ATP-binding protein, protein MKLDRKEILTALETISVAGEGKNMVESGAVQNVMTFGNEVVVDVTLQTPAMHIKKRTETDITNLIHEKFSADVKVKVNIKVEAPEKPEIKGKSIPGISNIIAVSSGKGGVGKSTVTANLAVTLATMGFKVGVLDADIYGPSMPIMFDVEKSRPISVEVDGKSKMKPILSYGVELLSIGFFTSPDQAVIWRGPMASKALNQMIFDADWGELDFLLLDLPPGTGDIHLSLMQSLPITGAVVVSTPQAVALADAKKGVSMFMAESINVPVLGIIENMAYFTPAELPENKYYIFGQEGAKNLAQDLEVPFLGEVPIVQSIREAGDYGRPAALQVDSPVGEAFVQIARNVVEQVVRRNESLPPTEAVKITTMAGCSPSKK, encoded by the coding sequence ATGAAATTAGATCGTAAAGAAATCCTTACCGCATTAGAAACTATTTCTGTTGCAGGCGAAGGTAAAAATATGGTAGAAAGTGGTGCGGTTCAAAACGTAATGACTTTTGGTAATGAGGTTGTGGTGGATGTTACTTTGCAAACACCAGCAATGCATATTAAAAAACGTACAGAAACAGATATTACTAATTTAATTCACGAAAAATTTTCGGCAGATGTTAAAGTAAAAGTAAATATCAAAGTTGAAGCTCCAGAAAAACCTGAAATCAAAGGGAAATCAATTCCTGGAATTTCAAATATTATCGCCGTTTCTTCAGGAAAAGGTGGTGTAGGAAAATCTACTGTTACTGCAAATTTAGCAGTTACTTTAGCTACAATGGGATTTAAAGTTGGTGTTTTAGATGCTGATATTTACGGACCTTCAATGCCAATTATGTTTGATGTTGAGAAATCTCGTCCAATCTCTGTTGAAGTTGATGGAAAATCAAAAATGAAACCAATTTTAAGCTACGGTGTTGAGTTACTTTCAATCGGCTTTTTTACAAGTCCTGACCAAGCGGTTATTTGGAGAGGACCAATGGCTTCAAAAGCTTTGAATCAAATGATTTTTGATGCTGATTGGGGTGAATTAGATTTCTTATTATTAGATTTGCCTCCAGGAACAGGTGATATTCATTTGTCATTGATGCAATCGTTACCAATTACTGGTGCCGTTGTAGTTTCGACTCCGCAAGCTGTTGCTTTAGCAGATGCTAAAAAAGGAGTTTCGATGTTTATGGCAGAAAGTATTAATGTTCCGGTGTTAGGAATTATTGAAAATATGGCGTATTTTACACCTGCTGAATTGCCAGAAAATAAATATTACATTTTCGGTCAAGAAGGTGCAAAAAATTTAGCTCAAGATTTAGAAGTTCCATTCTTAGGAGAAGTTCCAATTGTTCAAAGTATTCGTGAAGCTGGTGACTACGGAAGACCAGCAGCTTTACAAGTTGATTCTCCGGTAGGTGAAGCTTTTGTTCAAATTGCTCGTAATGTTGTAGAACAAGTGGTACGTCGTAACGAATCTTTACCTCCGACAGAAGCTGTAAAGATTACTACAATGGCTGGATGTTCTCCGTCAAAAAAATAA
- a CDS encoding NifU family protein, translating to MSTENIRLNVEKALEEIRPFLNSDGGDITLISIEDDKHVKVRLEGACTLCSVNQTTLKAGVETTIKKYAPEIETVVNISEE from the coding sequence ATGTCTACAGAAAATATTAGATTAAATGTAGAAAAAGCATTAGAAGAAATTCGTCCTTTTTTAAATTCAGACGGGGGTGATATAACGCTAATTTCTATAGAAGATGATAAACACGTAAAGGTTCGTTTAGAAGGAGCTTGTACTTTGTGTAGCGTGAATCAAACGACTTTAAAAGCTGGAGTTGAAACAACAATTAAAAAATACGCTCCAGAAATTGAAACAGTCGTAAATATAAGTGAAGAATAA